A stretch of the Pseudosulfitobacter sp. DSM 107133 genome encodes the following:
- a CDS encoding AAA family ATPase — protein MLVVTAISAKGGSGKTTLIQMLASAMLARGRRVHVMDADADKQILEWESKSARADFGDLPRLPWPTGLTVADAPETVEGLYHALDSFEAEGVDLVLIDTRPGEHPDTETLALACDMILVPTVPVQSDFVAALKTLTWVIRMIETLGPDDPAPLFSAVLMNADKRAIDFVTAGDDFERDAARRRVHRQDLEVFEVISTLPLLPTPVPHLTAIQRMPLTGPLGYVRDIYEQDRRHRLQAGHLSSALALCSDVLCDIEAMVDAANG, from the coding sequence ATGCTTGTTGTGACGGCCATCTCCGCGAAGGGCGGTTCGGGAAAGACAACTCTCATACAGATGCTTGCGTCCGCCATGCTCGCACGCGGCCGCCGTGTGCATGTCATGGATGCGGATGCTGACAAGCAAATCCTCGAATGGGAATCAAAAAGCGCGCGCGCCGACTTCGGTGATCTGCCACGCCTTCCATGGCCCACAGGCTTGACCGTGGCCGATGCCCCCGAGACCGTTGAAGGCCTTTACCACGCGCTGGACAGCTTTGAGGCTGAAGGTGTTGATCTGGTTCTGATCGACACCCGCCCCGGCGAACACCCCGACACCGAAACACTGGCGCTGGCCTGCGACATGATCCTGGTGCCGACCGTGCCGGTACAATCGGATTTCGTAGCGGCCCTGAAAACCCTTACATGGGTTATACGCATGATCGAGACCCTCGGGCCGGATGACCCCGCCCCGCTGTTTTCAGCGGTATTGATGAACGCGGACAAACGCGCGATCGATTTCGTGACCGCAGGAGATGACTTTGAGCGTGATGCGGCAAGACGCAGGGTTCACCGGCAGGACCTTGAGGTTTTCGAGGTGATTTCAACCCTGCCACTTCTGCCCACGCCGGTGCCCCATCTCACTGCGATCCAGCGCATGCCGCTGACCGGACCGCTGGGATATGTGCGGGACATTTATGAACAAGATCGTCGTCATCGGTTGCAAGCGGGGCATCTTTCCTCCGCCCTCGCCTTATGCAGCGATGTCCTTTGCGACATCGAGGCCATGGTGGACGCTGCCAATGGTTAG